One part of the Candidatus Dormiibacterota bacterium genome encodes these proteins:
- a CDS encoding YciI family protein: protein MRFMIIRRADSRTEAGVMPSTEVLASMQAYMEELGNAGVLLDGDGLQPSSKGARVSFSNGTPTVTDGPFTETKELIAGYCILQVKSLEEAIEWARRWPASDGDGELQLEIRGFFEADDFGPELTPELREAEQQLRARAGDRG from the coding sequence ATGCGGTTCATGATCATTCGCAGGGCCGACAGCAGGACCGAGGCCGGCGTCATGCCGAGCACCGAGGTCCTCGCCTCGATGCAGGCGTACATGGAGGAGCTCGGCAACGCCGGCGTTCTCCTCGACGGCGACGGGCTGCAGCCCAGCTCCAAGGGCGCGCGCGTCTCCTTCTCGAACGGCACGCCGACGGTGACCGACGGCCCCTTCACCGAGACCAAGGAGCTGATCGCCGGCTACTGCATCCTCCAGGTGAAGTCGCTGGAGGAGGCGATCGAGTGGGCTCGGCGCTGGCCCGCGAGCGACGGCGACGGGGAGCTCCAGCTCGAGATCCGCGGGTTCTTCGAGGCCGACGACTTCGGCCCCGAGCTCACCCCGGAGCTCCGCGAGGCCGAGCAGCAGCTGCGCGCCCGGGCCGGCGACCGGGGCTAG